The proteins below are encoded in one region of Sulfitobacter sp. SK012:
- a CDS encoding tyrosine-type recombinase/integrase, protein MRDDRTTPLRERMIEDMRIRGLKETTQKGHIRAVKNFAAFLGRPPDTATPDELRAYQLHMTDTDVSTASFNTRIVSLRLFFGVTCGREEMKRYMQFRRKPRKLPVVLSIKEIGDLLAAVPGPGLKYRAALGISYGAGLRASEVCHLKVADIDSDRMLIHVDEGKNGKDRKAMLSQKLLDLLRDYWLEARPEGWLFPGKPKINPLSPRQLNRAFTSAKHMAGINKPATLHTLRHSFATHLLEANTDVRVIQVLLGHSKLSTTARYTHVATKTIRNTVSPFDNLKQLQDHTLRRGLE, encoded by the coding sequence ATGAGGGACGATAGAACGACGCCGCTGCGTGAGCGGATGATTGAAGATATGCGCATCCGTGGGCTAAAGGAGACGACGCAAAAAGGGCACATCCGCGCGGTTAAGAACTTCGCTGCGTTTCTGGGTCGACCACCGGACACAGCTACGCCAGATGAGTTGCGCGCCTATCAGCTACACATGACAGATACAGATGTATCGACAGCGAGTTTCAACACCCGGATCGTCTCTTTGCGGTTGTTCTTCGGCGTGACCTGCGGGCGCGAAGAGATGAAGCGGTACATGCAGTTCCGGCGCAAGCCGAGGAAGCTGCCGGTCGTGCTCAGCATCAAGGAGATCGGCGACTTGCTGGCAGCTGTTCCCGGACCCGGGCTGAAGTACCGGGCCGCGCTCGGGATTAGCTATGGTGCAGGGCTGCGGGCGTCCGAAGTTTGCCACCTCAAAGTGGCCGACATCGACAGCGACCGGATGTTGATCCATGTCGACGAGGGCAAGAATGGCAAAGACCGTAAGGCGATGCTGTCGCAGAAGCTTTTGGACCTGCTGCGAGACTATTGGCTCGAGGCACGACCCGAGGGCTGGCTATTTCCCGGAAAACCCAAGATCAATCCGTTGTCACCACGCCAGCTCAATCGCGCCTTCACCTCGGCAAAGCACATGGCTGGGATCAACAAACCGGCGACACTGCATACTCTGCGGCATAGTTTTGCGACCCATCTGCTGGAGGCCAATACCGATGTGCGGGTGATCCAGGTCCTGTTGGGTCATTCCAAGCTGAGCACGACAGCGCGCTACACCCACGTCGCCACCAAGACGATCCGCAATACGGTCAGCCCGTTCGACAACCTCAAACAGTTGCAGGATCACACGCTCCGACGAGGGTTGGAGTGA
- a CDS encoding IS91 family transposase: MSRPKLEIADIFRKYGPAWRQANAGHISLSQLKVMSAIGACRTEALGGHVAACTKCDHQHIAYNSCKNRHCPKCQGPAAIDWMAARAEDLLPVEYFHLVFTLPAGIAQIAYWNKKTIYGLLFRASAEAVTTIGADPKRLGARVGMTSVLHTWGSALTHHPHVHMIVPGGGLSPDGTRWVGCKPGFFLHVRVLSRLFRRLFIEGLLALHRAGELTFFGDLAGLSGTDVFTGWLAPFCKSEWVVYAKPPFGGPEAVLAYLSRYTHRVAISNARLVCADAKTVAFSWKDYRIKTGDRQKAMRLATSEFIRRFLIHVLPDGFHRIRHYGLLANATRKTNIAKIRTLLEVEQPDQEPQQSAEVIPLTLREPCPCCGGPMRIVEIFRRGQQPRSRAPPREQAA; this comes from the coding sequence GTGTCTCGTCCGAAGCTAGAGATTGCTGACATTTTTCGAAAGTACGGTCCCGCATGGCGGCAGGCCAATGCTGGGCATATCAGCCTCAGCCAGCTCAAAGTGATGTCAGCCATTGGAGCCTGCCGAACTGAGGCGCTCGGCGGACATGTTGCCGCTTGCACCAAGTGCGATCACCAGCACATCGCCTATAATTCCTGCAAGAACCGGCATTGTCCAAAGTGTCAGGGACCAGCGGCAATCGACTGGATGGCTGCGCGGGCTGAAGACCTGCTGCCCGTGGAGTATTTCCATCTGGTCTTCACACTCCCCGCCGGGATCGCCCAGATTGCCTACTGGAACAAGAAAACGATCTACGGACTGCTGTTCCGCGCCTCAGCCGAGGCGGTGACCACCATCGGTGCCGACCCCAAGCGCCTCGGCGCACGGGTTGGCATGACCAGCGTTTTGCATACTTGGGGATCGGCGCTGACCCACCATCCCCATGTCCACATGATCGTGCCCGGCGGTGGGTTGTCGCCCGACGGCACCCGTTGGGTCGGCTGCAAGCCGGGGTTCTTTCTGCATGTACGGGTGCTGTCGCGTCTCTTTCGCCGCTTGTTTATCGAAGGTCTATTAGCACTACACCGGGCAGGAGAACTGACATTCTTCGGCGATCTTGCTGGGCTGTCAGGTACCGATGTCTTCACTGGGTGGCTCGCCCCGTTCTGCAAGTCCGAGTGGGTGGTCTATGCCAAACCTCCCTTCGGTGGTCCCGAAGCCGTGCTGGCCTATCTCAGTCGATACACCCACCGCGTCGCCATCTCGAACGCCCGATTGGTCTGCGCGGACGCCAAGACCGTGGCTTTCAGCTGGAAGGATTATCGGATCAAAACAGGCGACCGCCAAAAGGCCATGCGCCTGGCTACCAGCGAGTTTATTCGCCGATTCCTGATCCACGTCCTGCCCGACGGCTTCCACCGCATCAGGCACTATGGCCTGCTGGCCAACGCGACCCGAAAGACCAACATCGCCAAGATCCGAACCCTGCTTGAGGTGGAGCAACCCGATCAAGAGCCACAGCAAAGCGCTGAGGTGATCCCGCTTACACTGCGCGAGCCATGCCCATGCTGTGGTGGGCCGATGCGTATCGTGGAGATATTCCGTCGAGGACAACAGCCAAGATCAAGGGCACCACCAAGGGAGCAGGCCGCATGA
- a CDS encoding c-type cytochrome — protein sequence MKHWPLLVPLVLMGTTIETTNAGKTLYMQNCVSCHGVDGKGDGPAAARLSAAPADLTKIAARRDGIWPALEIMEILSGYSRNTQPREDMPVIVDILDHDMSEFDPGNGNPFLMPTKLIEIANYLESLQDPAPKPSLP from the coding sequence ATGAAGCATTGGCCTCTTTTGGTTCCGTTAGTTTTGATGGGAACCACCATAGAAACCACAAATGCCGGCAAAACACTCTACATGCAAAATTGCGTTTCTTGTCATGGTGTTGATGGGAAGGGCGATGGGCCTGCAGCCGCGCGTTTGAGCGCAGCGCCAGCGGACTTGACTAAGATTGCAGCCCGGCGCGACGGTATTTGGCCCGCGCTTGAGATTATGGAGATACTGAGTGGGTATTCACGCAATACTCAACCCCGGGAAGATATGCCCGTTATTGTCGACATTTTGGACCATGACATGAGTGAGTTCGATCCGGGAAATGGCAATCCGTTCCTTATGCCCACTAAGCTGATCGAGATCGCAAACTACCTAGAGTCACTGCAGGATCCTGCGCCAAAGCCCAGCCTTCCCTGA
- a CDS encoding DUF2059 domain-containing protein: MSFLHVTSRSFWRITQAAIAVLFSLALAVPAQAADRARLEAFLEVTGFDVALESIRLSADSAPQMLGMRPEDFGSEWSRLVGDVFASEIMHEMALEILGETLSDELLNHGASFYADDLGKRLVAAENQSHMLEDGAGKDETGAQILEGLESIGSSRVALLQRLNEASGSEDSSVRAIQEVQVRFLMAAASAGVIELQMEEADLREMLRSREGSMRASIRASAMSGAAYTYQAFSDAEVAQYAEALEDPRMKEVYALMNAVQFEIMANRYEAVAIRLKSMQPSQEL; the protein is encoded by the coding sequence ATGTCTTTCTTGCACGTAACGTCGCGGTCATTTTGGCGGATCACGCAAGCTGCGATTGCGGTGCTATTCAGCTTGGCTTTGGCGGTGCCAGCACAGGCGGCGGACCGCGCGCGGCTGGAGGCGTTTCTAGAAGTAACGGGCTTTGACGTCGCCCTCGAGAGTATTCGTTTGTCCGCGGATTCTGCGCCGCAGATGCTGGGGATGCGGCCTGAGGATTTCGGGTCGGAATGGTCCCGACTAGTAGGTGACGTTTTTGCCTCTGAAATAATGCATGAGATGGCGTTGGAAATCTTGGGCGAAACGCTGAGCGATGAATTACTCAACCATGGTGCCTCGTTCTATGCTGACGATTTGGGGAAACGGCTGGTTGCGGCAGAAAATCAATCTCACATGCTGGAAGATGGCGCTGGCAAGGACGAGACGGGCGCACAGATCCTTGAAGGCTTAGAAAGCATCGGATCATCGCGAGTGGCATTGTTGCAGCGGCTAAATGAAGCCAGCGGATCCGAGGACAGCTCCGTCCGGGCAATCCAAGAAGTGCAGGTGCGCTTTTTGATGGCCGCAGCAAGTGCCGGTGTGATCGAATTGCAGATGGAAGAGGCCGACCTGCGCGAAATGTTGCGCAGCCGAGAAGGCAGCATGCGTGCGTCGATCCGGGCATCGGCGATGTCGGGGGCAGCTTATACCTATCAGGCGTTCTCGGATGCCGAAGTGGCGCAATACGCTGAGGCCTTAGAAGACCCTCGGATGAAAGAAGTCTATGCGTTGATGAACGCCGTACAGTTTGAAATCATGGCAAACCGCTATGAGGCAGTGGCCATACGGCTAAAATCGATGCAACCCAGTCAGGAGCTATGA
- a CDS encoding DUF2059 domain-containing protein encodes MRPLILSLALWLGASPLWADARHTVLMDVLQIAQLTQILHEEGLEYAEDLNADMLMGTGGAGWQIQAEAIYDPYRLSEGIRKGLEGHVNSDHLEESITFFASDLGQKIIGLENSARVAMADGEVEAAARDRFAALEDTDDARLALLTRMTQTGDLVTRNVTSALNSNYQFLRGMVDGDAYDMTDDEILTEVGADREEITADTESWLGAFLLLAYSPLSDAELEAYVAFSETDAGLALNAGFFAGFDPLYEDIAYALGRAVALNMTAQEL; translated from the coding sequence ATGCGCCCACTGATCCTAAGCCTAGCCCTATGGCTCGGTGCGTCTCCGTTATGGGCCGACGCGCGGCACACGGTGTTGATGGATGTTCTGCAAATAGCGCAGCTTACGCAGATATTGCACGAAGAGGGCCTGGAATACGCCGAGGATTTGAACGCTGACATGCTGATGGGCACGGGTGGTGCCGGTTGGCAAATACAGGCCGAAGCAATCTATGACCCTTACCGGCTGTCTGAGGGCATTCGCAAAGGGCTTGAGGGCCATGTAAACAGCGATCATTTGGAAGAAAGCATCACTTTTTTCGCCTCAGACCTTGGTCAAAAGATCATTGGGCTGGAAAATTCCGCCCGCGTTGCGATGGCGGATGGGGAGGTCGAGGCCGCGGCGCGCGACCGGTTTGCGGCCCTCGAGGACACAGATGATGCGCGCTTGGCACTTTTGACGCGGATGACCCAGACGGGTGATCTGGTGACGCGGAATGTCACATCAGCGCTGAACTCCAACTACCAGTTTTTGCGCGGCATGGTTGATGGCGATGCGTATGATATGACCGACGACGAGATATTAACCGAAGTTGGCGCAGACCGAGAAGAAATCACCGCCGATACAGAAAGCTGGCTGGGCGCGTTTCTACTTTTGGCTTATAGCCCGCTAAGTGACGCGGAACTCGAGGCCTATGTCGCCTTTTCTGAGACAGACGCCGGGTTGGCCTTGAACGCCGGTTTCTTTGCTGGATTTGATCCTCTTTATGAGGACATAGCCTATGCTCTGGGCCGCGCCGTGGCGCTAAATATGACGGCCCAAGAGCTTTGA
- a CDS encoding 50S ribosomal protein L21: MFAVLKTGGKQYKVQSGDMLRVERIAANAGETVQFNEVLMLGGDSPVVGSPMIEDAGVQAEVVDQIKGDKVINFVKRRRKHSSKRTKGHRQKLTLVKITEILTSGAGKSKVQAAIGTGSVSAAAVAAITGKVVEGAAGKPAKAKAAKKAAPAKTAEAPKAAEAKAEPKKAAPKKAKASTDGDDLSEISGVGPVIVKKLHGEGVTTFAQIAKWSEADVEAIEEKLSFKGRVGREDWIAQAKELAKG, translated from the coding sequence ATGTTTGCGGTCCTGAAAACAGGCGGCAAGCAATACAAAGTTCAATCTGGCGATATGCTACGGGTTGAACGTATTGCGGCGAATGCTGGCGAAACAGTACAATTCAATGAAGTTCTGATGCTCGGTGGCGATAGCCCCGTTGTTGGCTCCCCGATGATCGAGGACGCTGGCGTTCAGGCCGAAGTTGTTGATCAGATCAAAGGCGATAAGGTTATCAACTTCGTCAAGCGTCGCCGGAAGCACTCTTCCAAGCGCACCAAGGGTCACCGTCAAAAGCTGACACTGGTAAAGATCACTGAGATCCTTACCTCGGGCGCTGGTAAGTCCAAAGTTCAGGCCGCGATCGGCACAGGCTCCGTAAGTGCCGCAGCCGTTGCTGCGATCACTGGCAAAGTTGTTGAGGGTGCTGCAGGCAAACCAGCCAAAGCGAAAGCTGCAAAGAAAGCCGCCCCAGCCAAGACAGCTGAAGCGCCAAAAGCAGCAGAAGCAAAGGCAGAGCCGAAGAAGGCCGCGCCTAAGAAAGCCAAAGCGTCCACAGATGGCGATGACCTGTCCGAGATTTCCGGCGTTGGTCCCGTAATCGTGAAGAAGCTTCATGGTGAAGGCGTGACAACATTCGCACAAATCGCTAAATGGTCTGAAGCAGACGTTGAAGCGATCGAAGAGAAACTGTCGTTCAAAGGTCGTGTTGGTCGTGAAGACTGGATTGCACAGGCCAAAGAACTGGCAAAAGGCTAA
- the rpmA gene encoding 50S ribosomal protein L27, producing the protein MAHKKAGGSSRNGRDSAGRRLGVKKYGGENVIPGNIIVRQRGTKFWPGEGVGMGKDHTIFAVVDGNIQFHKGLKNRTFISVLPVAEAAE; encoded by the coding sequence ATGGCACATAAAAAAGCAGGCGGTTCATCCCGTAACGGTCGCGACTCCGCTGGACGTCGCCTTGGCGTCAAGAAATACGGCGGCGAAAACGTCATTCCAGGCAACATCATCGTCCGCCAACGCGGCACGAAGTTTTGGCCAGGCGAAGGCGTAGGCATGGGCAAAGATCACACGATTTTTGCCGTGGTGGATGGCAACATCCAATTCCACAAAGGCCTGAAAAACCGTACATTCATCTCGGTTCTCCCAGTTGCAGAGGCCGCTGAATAA
- a CDS encoding LysE family translocator, whose product MSVAVASFAIFAASQIGTPGPANMALMATGARFGLRAALPFVAGVVLGKQLIIWPMGFGLMELSEAAPGVFVALKYISAAYIIWLSWKIAHMRLGQRRETGKAPGFAAGLIVHPLNPKAWAMIIGGFTSFVGPDTSSLHATATIAAVLLVCQLLLHPLWIIAGTAIARSVAGTVWETYLMWTLGALTVASVLFVLFGRGT is encoded by the coding sequence ATGAGTGTTGCGGTCGCCTCATTCGCCATCTTTGCGGCGTCTCAGATCGGTACGCCGGGGCCTGCTAATATGGCACTTATGGCCACTGGTGCGCGGTTTGGTCTGCGCGCGGCTTTGCCGTTCGTGGCGGGCGTTGTTTTGGGCAAACAGCTGATCATCTGGCCCATGGGTTTTGGCCTGATGGAGCTGTCAGAGGCCGCACCAGGCGTGTTTGTCGCGCTCAAATACATATCGGCTGCCTATATCATCTGGCTCTCTTGGAAGATTGCACACATGCGGCTGGGGCAGAGGCGTGAGACCGGCAAGGCCCCTGGTTTTGCTGCAGGCCTGATCGTGCACCCGCTGAACCCCAAGGCTTGGGCTATGATTATTGGCGGTTTCACCAGTTTTGTCGGCCCCGATACGTCTTCGCTTCATGCTACTGCCACAATTGCCGCTGTATTGCTGGTGTGTCAGCTTTTGCTGCACCCACTATGGATCATCGCGGGCACTGCAATTGCGCGGAGTGTTGCAGGAACAGTTTGGGAAACCTATCTAATGTGGACGTTGGGAGCTCTTACGGTTGCCTCCGTCCTGTTCGTACTATTCGGAAGAGGAACTTGA
- a CDS encoding GNAT family N-acetyltransferase, with translation MEMQKLDTQLVIETPRFDMRPLRRSDLGLIEMYASDARVANTTTTIPHPLPPGMMEAFIVRATSEPRDEDVWAIDGSRSGGTEVMGVISLSRLDRNQSEVGYWIAPAFWNTHLASEAVSTLVASNPLANAAMFASVFHDNPASAKVLTNAGFQYLGDAETFCIARNTAVPTWTYSRSL, from the coding sequence ATGGAAATGCAGAAACTTGACACCCAGCTGGTGATTGAGACCCCGCGCTTTGACATGCGACCCTTGCGGCGCTCTGACCTTGGCCTGATCGAGATGTACGCAAGCGATGCGCGCGTGGCCAACACCACCACCACAATCCCGCATCCTTTGCCGCCAGGCATGATGGAAGCGTTTATCGTCCGCGCCACGTCGGAGCCGCGCGACGAGGATGTTTGGGCCATCGACGGCAGCCGCTCTGGTGGGACTGAGGTGATGGGTGTGATTTCACTCAGCCGGTTGGACCGCAACCAGTCCGAAGTCGGGTATTGGATTGCTCCAGCATTTTGGAACACTCATCTGGCATCCGAAGCGGTCAGCACCTTGGTTGCGTCAAACCCGTTGGCAAATGCAGCAATGTTCGCGTCGGTGTTTCATGATAACCCCGCATCCGCCAAAGTTCTGACCAACGCAGGTTTTCAATACCTTGGCGACGCCGAGACATTTTGCATCGCCCGCAACACAGCAGTGCCGACGTGGACGTATAGCCGAAGCCTGTAA